From a single Streptomyces sp. NBC_01264 genomic region:
- a CDS encoding sporulation protein yields MAFRKFLSALGVSAPSVETVVENPRVGPGGTLRLVVTAVGGGADVDIERVRLDVVVRAEDLEYNDKTAWEHPYTVVTVDLDGFRLPAGETVTVRGEVVLPWEMPLTHALGAPITGGRAAVRTELEVDKAVDQGDFDEIEVHALPAQDAILQAYTDLGFRLREAEVKIGFLPELAPRMESRQTESCWQEIDFFFPESVNWGLEELETVLIAREDSLDAHPGGFPPATFVYDELDQQAWTEKLEEHVRAHWQPAHG; encoded by the coding sequence ATGGCATTCCGTAAGTTCCTGAGCGCGTTGGGCGTCAGTGCGCCGAGTGTGGAGACGGTCGTCGAGAACCCGCGCGTCGGCCCGGGTGGGACCCTGCGTCTCGTGGTCACCGCCGTGGGTGGCGGCGCCGATGTGGACATCGAGCGGGTGCGGCTGGACGTCGTTGTACGGGCCGAGGATCTTGAGTACAACGACAAGACCGCGTGGGAGCACCCCTACACGGTGGTGACGGTCGACCTCGACGGCTTCCGGCTGCCCGCTGGTGAGACCGTGACGGTTCGCGGTGAGGTCGTGCTGCCGTGGGAGATGCCGCTCACACACGCGCTGGGTGCGCCCATCACGGGCGGACGGGCGGCGGTCCGCACCGAGCTGGAGGTGGACAAGGCGGTGGATCAGGGCGACTTCGACGAGATCGAGGTGCACGCCCTGCCCGCCCAGGACGCGATCCTGCAGGCCTACACGGACCTGGGGTTCCGGCTGCGCGAGGCCGAGGTCAAGATCGGGTTCCTCCCGGAGCTCGCGCCGCGCATGGAGTCCCGGCAGACGGAGAGCTGCTGGCAGGAGATCGACTTCTTCTTCCCGGAGAGCGTGAACTGGGGGCTGGAGGAGCTGGAGACGGTCCTCATCGCCCGTGAGGACTCCCTGGACGCCCACCCGGGAGGCTTCCCGCCAGCCACCTTCGTCTACGACGAGCTGGACCAGCAGGCATGGACGGAGAAGCTGGAGGAGCACGTGCGCGCCCACTGGCAGCCGGCGCACGGCTAG
- a CDS encoding TetR/AcrR family transcriptional regulator, whose protein sequence is MATKKAGKQGGVKASFALLWGEQELPSRGPKPSLTAGRIAEAAIGIADREGLDAVSLARVAKEFGVTAMALYRYVPGKTELLDLMVDLAAGPPVPVSDIPGGWRPQLTEWARQCLAMYRRHPWILTATGMRRQIMGPHQLGWLDTALAALAGTGLSATQRHDTFLLLVGHVRNVAQQYVDHDESANEEWAQLTAEVLKRHEERFPALTEAIAAGAFAPQGGSPLDFGLERILDGVAALIP, encoded by the coding sequence GTGGCCACGAAGAAGGCCGGGAAGCAGGGCGGCGTGAAGGCGAGCTTCGCGCTGCTCTGGGGCGAGCAGGAGCTGCCGAGCCGGGGCCCTAAGCCCTCGCTCACCGCGGGCCGGATCGCGGAGGCGGCCATCGGGATCGCCGACAGGGAGGGCCTGGACGCAGTCTCGCTGGCGCGGGTGGCCAAGGAATTCGGCGTCACCGCGATGGCGCTCTACCGGTACGTTCCCGGCAAGACGGAACTCCTCGACCTGATGGTCGACCTCGCGGCCGGCCCCCCGGTCCCGGTCAGCGACATCCCCGGCGGCTGGCGCCCGCAGCTGACCGAGTGGGCCCGGCAGTGCCTGGCGATGTACCGCCGCCACCCGTGGATCCTGACGGCGACCGGCATGCGCCGCCAGATCATGGGCCCTCATCAACTCGGCTGGCTGGACACGGCCTTGGCAGCCCTGGCCGGAACAGGGCTGTCAGCCACCCAGCGGCACGACACGTTCCTCCTGCTCGTGGGCCATGTTCGCAACGTCGCCCAGCAGTACGTCGACCACGACGAGTCGGCGAACGAAGAGTGGGCACAGCTGACGGCCGAAGTCCTGAAGCGCCACGAGGAACGCTTCCCCGCCCTGACGGAGGCGATCGCGGCGGGCGCCTTCGCTCCGCAGGGCGGCAGCCCGCTGGACTTCGGCCTGGAGCGGATCCTCGATGGCGTGGCGGCCCTGATCCCCTAA
- a CDS encoding alpha/beta fold hydrolase has protein sequence MLAAIVATSAAALLAAPAAGVLGHRALKRFRNASLMKIDAPNGIDEQGFVLIGGIEQWISVRGEDLANPVILELHGGPGASTAIFGPRTRSWEKHFTIVRWDMRGALKTLGRGGPQGQGEMTFDRIHADAIEVTDHVRTRLGVDKIVLLGHSYGSAFGLRLAREFPERYSAYVGTDQNIHDAGRDDFVHQALLTRLRTAGKRKELAAVGALHPDEQQWTARERAMHAKLVATSDPLTLDTMKKVVMGSLWFSPLHSLRELGLFVKGMTLSEQITETTAGFDDWADGTKFELPFFIFQGEKDVLASPELARRFFDDVQAPVKGFAAIEDCSHFAAFRRPERFLELLLTHVRPHVAG, from the coding sequence ATGCTTGCCGCCATCGTCGCCACCTCCGCAGCCGCCCTCCTCGCCGCGCCGGCGGCCGGGGTCCTCGGCCACCGCGCCCTCAAGCGCTTCCGTAACGCTTCACTGATGAAGATCGACGCTCCGAACGGCATCGATGAGCAGGGCTTCGTCCTCATCGGCGGCATCGAGCAGTGGATCTCGGTCCGCGGCGAGGACCTGGCCAACCCGGTCATCCTGGAACTGCACGGCGGCCCCGGAGCCTCGACCGCGATCTTCGGGCCGCGCACCAGATCCTGGGAGAAGCACTTCACGATCGTCCGCTGGGACATGCGCGGCGCCCTCAAGACCCTCGGCCGCGGCGGTCCGCAGGGACAGGGCGAGATGACCTTCGACCGGATCCACGCGGACGCGATCGAGGTCACCGACCACGTACGCACCCGCCTCGGCGTCGACAAGATCGTCCTGCTCGGCCATTCCTACGGAAGCGCCTTCGGCCTGCGACTCGCCCGCGAGTTCCCCGAGCGCTATTCCGCCTACGTCGGCACCGACCAGAACATCCACGACGCCGGCCGCGACGACTTCGTACACCAGGCCCTGCTCACCCGCCTGCGCACTGCCGGAAAGCGCAAGGAACTGGCGGCAGTCGGGGCGCTCCACCCCGATGAGCAGCAGTGGACGGCCCGCGAACGCGCGATGCACGCCAAGCTGGTGGCCACCAGCGACCCGCTGACCCTGGACACGATGAAGAAGGTCGTCATGGGGTCCCTGTGGTTCTCGCCGCTGCACTCGTTGCGAGAGCTGGGGCTCTTCGTCAAGGGCATGACCCTCTCGGAGCAGATCACCGAGACCACCGCCGGGTTCGACGACTGGGCGGACGGCACGAAGTTCGAGCTCCCCTTCTTCATCTTCCAGGGTGAGAAGGACGTCCTTGCGTCGCCGGAGCTCGCCCGCCGCTTCTTCGACGACGTCCAGGCGCCGGTCAAGGGCTTCGCGGCGATCGAGGACTGCAGCCACTTCGCGGCGTTCCGGCGGCCGGAGCGGTTCCTGGAACTGCTGCTGACCCACGTACGGCCGCACGTCGCCGGCTAG
- a CDS encoding VOC family protein, protein MSTIKQFQVTFDCAEPARLAAFWCEVLGYVVPAVPDGFATWEEYHLTLPPEDEVYFACTDPSGVGPRVLFQRVPEGKVVKNRLHLDVRVGTGLVGDERLATLEAECARLMALGAKHVLTQRADDVNESCITMQDIEGNEFCLS, encoded by the coding sequence ATGTCAACGATCAAGCAGTTCCAAGTGACCTTCGACTGCGCGGAACCTGCGCGCCTCGCCGCCTTCTGGTGCGAGGTGCTGGGGTACGTCGTACCGGCGGTCCCGGACGGCTTCGCCACGTGGGAGGAATACCACCTCACGCTGCCGCCCGAGGACGAGGTCTACTTCGCGTGCACCGACCCCTCGGGGGTGGGCCCGCGCGTGCTCTTCCAGCGGGTTCCCGAAGGCAAGGTCGTCAAGAACCGGCTGCACCTTGATGTGCGGGTCGGCACAGGCCTCGTGGGTGACGAGCGCCTGGCCACGCTCGAGGCCGAATGCGCACGGCTGATGGCACTCGGCGCGAAGCACGTACTGACGCAGCGCGCCGATGACGTCAACGAATCGTGCATCACGATGCAGGACATCGAGGGCAACGAGTTCTGCCTCTCCTGA
- a CDS encoding DUF6232 family protein: MGQRVLEVDKGAAWRRFIGRAFLCLVIGGIAVAIFGNVAGVIAVAVFGLLVWQLVKVISRPPVYGLVLNTSGIQREAVWSLDRTEIENLVFEITKAIGRPNAAPVTINIKEAVMGDQIKQYGAGSIGRAEHSGSGDIRGGGR; the protein is encoded by the coding sequence GTGGGGCAGCGCGTATTGGAGGTGGACAAGGGGGCGGCCTGGCGCAGGTTCATCGGCCGGGCTTTCCTCTGCCTGGTCATCGGCGGAATCGCGGTGGCCATCTTCGGGAACGTCGCCGGAGTCATCGCGGTCGCCGTCTTCGGGTTGCTGGTCTGGCAGCTCGTGAAGGTGATCAGCAGGCCCCCGGTGTACGGCCTGGTCCTCAACACCTCGGGCATCCAGCGCGAGGCGGTGTGGTCGCTGGACCGCACCGAGATCGAGAACCTGGTCTTCGAGATCACCAAGGCCATCGGCCGGCCCAACGCCGCGCCGGTGACCATCAACATCAAGGAAGCCGTCATGGGCGACCAGATCAAGCAGTACGGCGCCGGCAGCATCGGCCGGGCCGAGCACAGCGGCTCCGGGGACATTCGGGGAGGTGGCCGGTGA
- a CDS encoding DUF397 domain-containing protein, whose product MNTTDLAWFKSTYSSGEGGECLEVAFDWRKSSYSGGEGGQCVGVANCAHSVHIRDSKIHAGPQLAITPSAWSAFLGGVTEASA is encoded by the coding sequence ATGAACACCACGGACCTGGCCTGGTTCAAGAGCACTTACAGCTCCGGCGAGGGCGGCGAGTGCCTCGAAGTCGCCTTCGACTGGCGGAAGTCAAGCTACAGCGGCGGCGAAGGCGGCCAGTGCGTAGGGGTCGCCAACTGCGCGCACTCCGTCCACATCAGGGACTCCAAGATCCACGCCGGCCCCCAGCTCGCGATCACCCCCAGCGCCTGGTCGGCGTTCCTCGGCGGGGTCACGGAAGCGTCGGCGTAA
- a CDS encoding helix-turn-helix domain-containing protein — protein sequence MNDLSEREEEPERPVEVDGTAYLFKALGKIIKVLRERAGLQQKELAALVHVGEDLVSSIERGVRTPQPDFLKNVDRELGAGGILLAAIPDVTEALKRARTRHPDWFRKFADAESRAVALHYYGVQAIPGLLQTEAYARALFRHRRPVLDEETIEKRVADRLARQVILERWPAPTFSFVLEQSVLLRPTGGNDVHRAQLGRLLSVGSLRTVQFQVMPLDRDEHPALDSAFTLLRHKGRNEVAYTESYGHANLITDPEQVRVYSERYGIIRAQALTPHESLALIEKMLGERQ from the coding sequence ATGAACGACCTGTCGGAGCGCGAGGAAGAACCGGAACGACCGGTGGAGGTCGACGGCACCGCGTACCTCTTCAAGGCGCTCGGCAAGATCATCAAGGTGCTACGGGAACGGGCGGGCCTCCAGCAGAAGGAGCTCGCGGCGCTCGTACACGTGGGAGAGGACCTGGTGTCCTCCATCGAACGGGGCGTACGGACACCCCAGCCGGACTTCCTGAAGAACGTCGACCGCGAGCTCGGCGCGGGCGGGATCCTGCTGGCGGCGATCCCCGACGTGACGGAGGCGCTGAAGCGGGCTCGGACCCGGCACCCGGATTGGTTCCGGAAGTTCGCGGACGCGGAGTCGCGGGCGGTGGCGCTGCACTACTACGGCGTGCAGGCGATTCCCGGTCTGCTTCAGACCGAAGCCTATGCCCGGGCCCTATTCCGACACCGCCGTCCGGTACTAGACGAGGAGACCATCGAGAAACGCGTGGCGGACCGGCTCGCCCGCCAGGTGATCCTGGAACGGTGGCCCGCACCTACCTTCAGCTTCGTGCTGGAGCAGTCCGTCCTGCTGCGTCCGACGGGCGGCAACGACGTCCACCGTGCACAGTTGGGCCGCCTCCTGAGCGTGGGCAGCCTGCGCACTGTCCAGTTCCAGGTGATGCCGCTGGACCGCGACGAACACCCTGCCCTGGACAGCGCCTTCACCCTCCTACGCCACAAGGGGCGCAACGAGGTTGCCTACACCGAGAGTTACGGCCACGCCAACCTCATCACCGACCCGGAACAGGTGAGGGTCTACAGCGAGCGCTATGGGATCATCCGGGCACAGGCACTCACGCCCCACGAGTCCCTTGCCCTGATCGAGAAGATGCTGGGAGAACGGCAATGA
- a CDS encoding ATP-binding protein, with product MSDGRGDRLPPEAEAAVDPWSAEGGRGLMLVRALAREWGVAPRDRGGPGKTVWACL from the coding sequence GTGAGCGACGGCCGGGGGGACCGGCTGCCGCCCGAGGCGGAGGCGGCCGTGGACCCCTGGTCGGCGGAGGGCGGGCGCGGGCTGATGCTCGTACGGGCCCTGGCGCGGGAATGGGGCGTCGCGCCGAGGGACCGGGGCGGGCCGGGGAAGACGGTGTGGGCCTGCCTGTGA
- a CDS encoding HAD family hydrolase encodes MQPKVVLFDLGGVVCRFHPERRLAALGRACGITPERVESGLYASGLISRWDLGLDSPSEMHRTIQERLGFQGSIRALQEIWCRAFEPDLKVLTLVDAVRPLRTALLTDNDPLLLEAFPDLFPQVASRFDDLFFSCRLGAVKPEPVVFTQALDTMGFAPAEAVFIDDRAANVAAARGLGITAIHFRDPVGLGAALDALLPR; translated from the coding sequence ATGCAGCCAAAGGTGGTCCTCTTCGACCTCGGGGGCGTCGTCTGCCGCTTCCATCCGGAGCGGCGGCTTGCCGCGCTGGGCAGGGCATGCGGGATCACTCCCGAGCGGGTGGAGAGCGGGCTCTACGCATCCGGGCTCATCTCACGGTGGGACCTCGGCCTCGATTCCCCCTCGGAGATGCACCGCACGATCCAGGAAAGGCTGGGGTTCCAAGGAAGCATCCGGGCCCTCCAGGAGATCTGGTGCCGTGCCTTCGAACCGGATCTGAAGGTGCTCACGCTGGTCGACGCGGTGCGTCCGCTCCGCACCGCTCTGCTCACCGACAACGACCCCCTGCTGCTGGAAGCGTTCCCGGACCTGTTCCCCCAGGTCGCTTCCCGTTTCGATGACTTGTTCTTCTCCTGCCGTCTGGGAGCTGTCAAGCCCGAGCCGGTGGTGTTCACCCAGGCCCTCGACACGATGGGCTTCGCACCCGCGGAAGCCGTGTTCATCGATGACAGGGCCGCGAACGTCGCTGCCGCCCGCGGGCTGGGGATCACCGCGATCCACTTCCGCGACCCCGTCGGACTCGGCGCCGCACTGGATGCGCTCCTGCCGCGGTGA
- a CDS encoding serine hydrolase domain-containing protein, with protein MTSTLRKRLAMALGVVTLLTAEVVPAVAQTAGSSPAEQLRRDTEAIHALGISGVQARVIVPDGRESVATSGTADLNTGRPVPSGGYFRMASTSKTLVATVVLQLEAEGRLSLGDTVDHWLPGVVRGNGNDGSRITVRHLLQHTSGIREALPGYTTPEEYYQQRHTIYEPEQLVDLAMAQKPEDFLPGKGWAYSNTGYVLLDMIIQKATGHPAHQEIENRILRPLGLDQTRWMGTESTLPRPHAQAYQLFGPGSRVDVTDQIPVDHENLSWVTTTRDENRFLRALLDGRLLPARQLAKMKRTVPVSAKVQRLWPGGRYGLGLVERPLTCGGTYWGHEGGDGGYITLNGVTEGGRRSAVVSMSEARGDSMEHMLEQENAASALIDHALCAGGPGTP; from the coding sequence ATGACTTCGACTCTGCGAAAGCGCCTGGCCATGGCACTCGGTGTCGTGACGCTGCTCACCGCCGAGGTGGTCCCCGCCGTCGCCCAGACCGCCGGCTCCTCCCCTGCGGAGCAGTTACGCCGGGACACCGAGGCGATCCACGCCCTCGGTATCAGCGGTGTCCAGGCCCGCGTCATCGTGCCCGACGGCCGGGAGTCGGTCGCCACCAGCGGTACCGCCGACCTGAACACCGGGCGCCCGGTCCCTTCCGGCGGCTACTTCCGCATGGCCAGTACGTCCAAGACGCTGGTCGCCACCGTGGTCCTCCAACTGGAGGCCGAGGGCAGGCTGTCCCTGGGCGACACGGTCGACCACTGGCTGCCCGGAGTGGTGCGGGGCAACGGCAACGACGGCAGCCGAATCACCGTCCGCCACCTGCTCCAGCACACCAGTGGCATCCGCGAGGCCCTGCCCGGATACACCACGCCGGAGGAGTACTACCAGCAGCGCCACACCATCTACGAACCCGAGCAGCTGGTCGACCTCGCCATGGCCCAGAAGCCGGAGGATTTCTTGCCCGGCAAGGGCTGGGCGTACTCCAACACCGGCTACGTCCTGCTCGACATGATCATCCAGAAGGCCACCGGTCACCCCGCACACCAGGAGATCGAGAACCGCATCCTGCGCCCCCTGGGCCTGGACCAGACCCGGTGGATGGGTACCGAGTCCACCCTGCCCCGACCCCATGCCCAGGCTTACCAGCTCTTCGGCCCCGGTTCCCGGGTGGACGTCACCGACCAGATACCGGTGGACCACGAGAACCTTTCGTGGGTCACGACCACCCGGGACGAGAACCGCTTCCTCCGCGCGCTGCTCGACGGCCGCCTCCTGCCGGCACGGCAGCTGGCCAAGATGAAGCGGACCGTCCCCGTGAGCGCGAAGGTCCAACGGCTGTGGCCCGGGGGCCGATACGGGCTCGGGCTGGTCGAACGCCCTTTGACCTGCGGAGGAACCTACTGGGGCCATGAGGGCGGGGACGGCGGCTACATCACCCTCAACGGCGTCACCGAGGGCGGGCGTCGAAGCGCCGTGGTCTCCATGTCCGAGGCCCGAGGCGACAGCATGGAGCACATGCTGGAGCAGGAGAACGCGGCCAGTGCCCTGATCGACCACGCACTGTGCGCCGGGGGCCCCGGTACCCCGTGA
- a CDS encoding thioredoxin domain-containing protein, whose amino-acid sequence MATSKKDQRREARERMREEREARARREKLRGRVLIGGALVAVLALAVGIGLYVSQPSADDEAAGKPFVQPANTTGKDGIVIPYGKADAKNVLSVWLDPRCPYCAGVEIGLGKTIKEQADAGTYRVEYHFATFLDKALGGGKGSKRAVNALGAAANESPEKFMEYLQVLYKNHPEKETDDKFGSTATLLDLANQVPGLRTPAFNKAVKELTYMPWVEKVGQAFYDQNMQGTPDVSINGTKLTVNSGQGIDSITPDAFKKLITDNLK is encoded by the coding sequence ATGGCAACCAGCAAGAAGGACCAGCGGCGCGAGGCCCGCGAACGGATGCGTGAGGAACGCGAGGCCCGGGCCCGGCGCGAGAAGCTGCGCGGGCGCGTGCTGATCGGCGGCGCGCTGGTCGCCGTACTGGCCCTCGCGGTCGGCATCGGCCTCTACGTGTCGCAGCCCTCCGCCGACGACGAGGCGGCCGGCAAGCCCTTCGTCCAGCCGGCCAACACCACCGGCAAGGACGGGATCGTGATCCCGTACGGCAAGGCCGACGCGAAGAACGTCCTCTCCGTATGGCTCGACCCGCGCTGCCCCTACTGCGCGGGCGTCGAGATCGGCCTCGGCAAGACCATCAAGGAGCAGGCGGACGCGGGCACGTACCGCGTCGAGTACCACTTCGCCACGTTCTTGGACAAGGCGCTGGGCGGCGGCAAGGGCTCCAAGCGGGCGGTCAACGCGCTGGGCGCGGCGGCGAACGAGAGCCCGGAGAAGTTCATGGAGTACCTCCAGGTGCTCTACAAGAACCACCCGGAGAAGGAAACGGACGACAAGTTCGGCTCCACGGCCACCCTGCTAGACCTCGCGAACCAGGTCCCGGGGCTGCGCACGCCCGCCTTCAACAAGGCGGTCAAGGAACTCACCTACATGCCGTGGGTCGAGAAGGTCGGCCAGGCCTTCTACGACCAGAACATGCAGGGCACGCCGGACGTCTCCATCAACGGCACGAAGCTCACCGTGAACTCGGGCCAGGGCATCGACTCGATCACCCCGGACGCGTTCAAGAAGCTGATCACCGACAACCTGAAGTAG
- a CDS encoding lytic transglycosylase domain-containing protein: MKPLHRHLVNTSRKVVCTAALAASLTTAAVVTNTPIAGAGEAEPTPDSPQATDRGDARLELPDLVADPPPAPPGAASPDGATAGIPATALDAYKRAGISVAAALPGCHLPWQLLAGIGRVESVHASGYGLKADGYTEKPIRGPRLDGNGFAEIKDTDKGEWDADPEYDRAVGPMQFIPSTWSTWGADGNADGKRDPNNIYDAALGAGLYLCAGQRNLSDAGDLDKAILSYNRSREYVNTVLGYMRQYQAGQGATPVPDPPAGNYPTPNPPHLPTPTPTPTPTPTPTPTPTPPPKPPKPPKPTPTLDRLVKIGTRELTAEAGTEFPRTPLIKAVLTDGMPAVGQQIVISIDDDTTGRTVFAADGKDFAVLQTDEKGLVRVPKLKAGRKAGDFTLRATAYAASVEVSVKISGKVTPAEPVPVPEADQLVRSDANAGKPLTAVAGTGIKGVQFLATAKDKPVAGAKATAGLGSKDKDGKWVPADPAKAGETPYFLDKDGNKLTELALPATGADGKIDLPELSTTGVASGTYTLRVRISDQVVLFLEITVTAAEPPVTDKPETQPPVTEQRTRKG, encoded by the coding sequence GTGAAGCCACTTCACCGTCACCTCGTCAACACCTCGCGCAAAGTCGTGTGCACGGCCGCCCTCGCGGCCAGCCTGACCACCGCAGCTGTCGTGACCAACACGCCGATCGCGGGCGCGGGGGAAGCCGAGCCGACCCCCGACAGCCCCCAGGCGACCGATCGCGGTGACGCCCGGCTGGAGCTCCCGGACCTGGTCGCCGACCCGCCGCCGGCGCCCCCCGGCGCCGCCAGTCCCGACGGGGCCACCGCGGGCATACCCGCGACCGCCCTCGACGCCTACAAGCGCGCCGGGATCTCGGTGGCCGCGGCCCTCCCCGGCTGCCACCTGCCCTGGCAACTGCTGGCGGGCATAGGCCGGGTGGAGTCCGTACACGCCTCCGGCTACGGGCTCAAGGCGGACGGGTACACCGAGAAGCCGATCCGCGGACCGCGCCTGGACGGCAACGGCTTCGCCGAGATCAAGGACACCGACAAGGGCGAGTGGGACGCGGACCCGGAGTACGACCGCGCGGTCGGCCCGATGCAGTTCATCCCCTCCACCTGGTCCACCTGGGGCGCCGACGGCAACGCCGACGGCAAGCGCGACCCGAACAACATCTACGACGCGGCGCTGGGCGCAGGCCTCTACCTCTGCGCGGGCCAGCGCAACCTGTCCGACGCGGGCGACCTCGACAAGGCGATCCTCAGCTACAACAGGTCGCGCGAGTACGTGAACACCGTGCTCGGCTACATGCGGCAGTACCAGGCCGGCCAGGGCGCGACCCCGGTCCCGGACCCGCCGGCCGGCAACTACCCGACGCCGAACCCGCCGCACCTGCCGACGCCGACTCCCACGCCGACCCCCACGCCGACTCCCACCCCCACGCCGACGCCGCCGCCCAAGCCGCCGAAGCCGCCGAAGCCCACCCCGACCCTGGACAGGCTGGTCAAGATCGGCACGCGGGAGCTCACGGCCGAGGCCGGGACCGAGTTCCCGCGCACCCCGCTCATCAAGGCGGTGCTGACCGACGGCATGCCGGCCGTCGGTCAGCAGATCGTGATCTCGATCGACGACGACACCACCGGCCGCACCGTCTTCGCGGCCGACGGCAAGGACTTCGCGGTCCTGCAGACCGACGAGAAGGGCCTGGTCCGGGTTCCGAAGCTGAAGGCGGGCCGCAAGGCGGGCGACTTCACCCTGCGCGCCACCGCCTACGCGGCTTCGGTCGAGGTCTCCGTGAAGATCTCGGGCAAGGTCACCCCGGCCGAGCCGGTCCCCGTCCCCGAGGCGGACCAGCTGGTCCGCAGCGACGCGAACGCGGGCAAGCCGCTGACCGCGGTGGCCGGAACCGGGATCAAGGGCGTGCAGTTCCTGGCGACGGCCAAGGACAAGCCGGTCGCCGGGGCCAAGGCCACGGCAGGGCTCGGCTCCAAGGACAAGGACGGGAAGTGGGTCCCGGCGGACCCGGCCAAGGCGGGGGAGACCCCGTACTTCCTGGACAAGGACGGCAACAAGCTGACGGAGCTGGCGCTCCCGGCGACCGGGGCCGACGGCAAGATCGACCTGCCGGAACTGTCCACCACGGGCGTCGCCTCGGGCACGTACACGCTCCGCGTGCGGATCTCGGACCAGGTGGTGCTCTTCCTGGAGATCACCGTCACCGCGGCCGAGCCTCCGGTCACCGACAAGCCGGAGACGCAGCCGCCGGTGACCGAGCAGCGGACCCGCAAGGGCTAG
- a CDS encoding alpha/beta fold hydrolase, whose amino-acid sequence MSAPTTGGLRVPGATLYYEVRGRGPLLLLIPGGTGGAAAFDGVADALAAEYTVASYDPRGLSRSSLDEPEAGQSVAEHAEDALRLLDLLSPGEPARVFGSSSGAIAALHLLTARPERLVRLVAHEPPVVEVLPDAPAHRAFLARVRDTLEAEGLMPAMGVFAAGLRSDGDAPAPGPAPVPAPTPAPAELPPHAAARAERTMGDLPYFLGRIVPGFMAYSPDLERLEAVSDRLVLAGGRDSRGELPYRPAAYLAERFGRELLHFPGGHTGLTTHPAEFGGVLRQAFAS is encoded by the coding sequence ATGAGCGCCCCGACCACCGGCGGCCTGCGCGTGCCCGGCGCGACCCTGTACTACGAGGTGCGCGGCCGGGGCCCGCTGCTGCTGCTGATCCCCGGCGGGACCGGCGGCGCGGCCGCCTTCGACGGGGTCGCCGACGCGCTGGCGGCCGAGTACACCGTCGCCTCCTACGATCCGCGCGGGCTGTCCCGCAGTTCGCTGGACGAGCCGGAGGCCGGGCAGAGCGTGGCCGAGCACGCCGAGGACGCGCTGCGGCTGCTGGACCTGCTGTCGCCCGGCGAGCCCGCCCGGGTCTTCGGCTCCAGCTCGGGCGCGATCGCGGCCCTGCACCTGCTGACCGCCCGGCCCGAACGCCTCGTACGCCTCGTCGCCCACGAGCCGCCGGTGGTGGAGGTGCTGCCGGACGCCCCGGCGCACCGCGCGTTCCTCGCACGGGTACGGGACACCCTGGAGGCGGAGGGACTGATGCCGGCGATGGGCGTGTTCGCGGCGGGGCTGAGGAGCGACGGCGACGCCCCGGCACCCGGACCGGCCCCAGTCCCAGCCCCTACCCCTGCCCCTGCCGAATTGCCGCCGCACGCGGCCGCCCGGGCCGAGCGGACGATGGGCGATCTGCCCTACTTCCTCGGGCGCATCGTGCCGGGCTTCATGGCCTACTCCCCCGACCTGGAGCGGCTGGAGGCGGTCTCGGACCGGCTCGTGCTCGCCGGCGGCCGGGACTCGCGGGGCGAACTGCCCTACCGCCCGGCCGCGTACCTCGCCGAGCGCTTCGGCAGGGAACTGCTGCACTTCCCCGGCGGGCACACCGGCCTGACCACGCACCCCGCCGAGTTCGGCGGGGTGCTCCGGCAGGCCTTCGCGTCCTAG